From the Opitutia bacterium genome, one window contains:
- a CDS encoding PEP-CTERM sorting domain-containing protein: MSSPRLSILALFLFATLAARGTAQTVLYRDFTSTTGLTRNSVSVSGGAITLADNANDRGSVFTSSTYSISSFSAAFEFRITNPGGGTDSFNQQGADGLAFVIQRAQANALGSSGEGLGYLGINQSVAVEFDTWFNSTRADPDSNHYGLDLNGSVNSVVTAAESTRFDNGQKWSVWVDYNGTALEVRASTTGVRPTTASLTYGTAQNPFDLATAIGGANAYIGFTGATGSATGTHQLLSFAFSDTYVPGGISVIPEPSTYALFGLGLGLVGVAAWRRRRG, translated from the coding sequence ATGAGCTCCCCACGACTCAGCATACTTGCGCTATTCCTTTTCGCGACCCTCGCGGCGCGCGGGACCGCGCAGACCGTGCTCTACCGTGATTTCACGAGCACGACCGGCCTGACTCGGAACAGCGTCTCCGTCTCCGGCGGTGCGATCACTCTGGCGGACAACGCCAACGACCGCGGGTCGGTTTTCACGTCGTCGACCTATTCGATCTCGAGCTTCAGCGCCGCGTTTGAGTTCCGGATCACCAATCCGGGCGGTGGCACGGATTCGTTCAACCAGCAGGGCGCGGACGGACTCGCGTTCGTCATCCAGCGCGCGCAAGCGAATGCGCTGGGCAGCTCGGGCGAGGGCCTCGGCTATCTGGGAATCAATCAAAGCGTCGCGGTCGAATTCGACACGTGGTTCAACTCCACCCGGGCCGATCCCGACTCCAACCACTACGGCCTCGATCTCAATGGCAGCGTGAACTCGGTCGTCACGGCGGCGGAGTCGACGCGATTCGACAACGGCCAGAAGTGGTCCGTGTGGGTGGACTACAACGGCACGGCCTTGGAAGTGCGCGCGAGCACGACGGGCGTGCGCCCCACGACGGCGTCGCTGACCTACGGCACGGCGCAGAATCCGTTCGATCTCGCGACGGCGATCGGCGGCGCGAACGCCTACATCGGCTTCACCGGCGCGACCGGCTCCGCCACGGGGACGCACCAGCTGCTGTCCTTCGCTTTCTCCGACACGTATGTCCCGGGCGGAATTTCAGTCATTCCGGAGCCGTCGACCTACGCGCTGTTCGGCCTCGGGCTCGGTTTGGTCGGAGTGGCGGCTTGGCGCCGTCGG
- a CDS encoding SDR family oxidoreductase: MPKKSPPVAPAPVVLITGASQGIGAAIARVFAAELKGVRLALVARNARNLRAVAAECAQFGAEAATFACDTSDEAAVAKMARGVARRFGTVDVLINNAGAFTQAKFADTTVAEFDRMIAVNLRSAFLVTRAFLSAMTERGSGDIFFMSSIAGLGAYPNAAAYCAAKFGVTGLAQVLRAETRDAGVRVCCVHPGATWSPSWSGSGVTPERIMPAEDVARAFLDVYRLGRTTVVEEIVLRPQLGDL; the protein is encoded by the coding sequence GTGCCGAAAAAATCTCCGCCCGTCGCTCCCGCTCCCGTCGTGCTCATCACCGGCGCCTCGCAAGGCATCGGCGCCGCCATCGCGCGCGTCTTCGCCGCCGAGCTGAAAGGCGTGCGCCTCGCACTCGTCGCTCGCAACGCGCGCAACCTGCGCGCGGTCGCGGCCGAGTGCGCCCAGTTCGGCGCGGAAGCCGCGACGTTCGCGTGCGACACGAGCGACGAGGCCGCAGTGGCGAAGATGGCGCGCGGTGTCGCGAGGCGTTTCGGCACCGTCGATGTCCTGATCAACAACGCCGGCGCGTTTACGCAGGCGAAGTTCGCCGACACGACGGTCGCGGAGTTCGATCGCATGATCGCGGTGAACCTGCGCAGCGCGTTCCTCGTCACGCGCGCGTTCCTGTCGGCGATGACGGAGCGGGGCAGCGGAGACATCTTCTTCATGAGTTCGATCGCGGGGCTCGGCGCGTATCCGAATGCGGCGGCGTATTGCGCGGCGAAGTTCGGCGTGACCGGTCTCGCGCAGGTGTTGCGCGCGGAAACGCGCGACGCAGGTGTGCGGGTGTGCTGCGTGCATCCGGGCGCGACGTGGTCGCCGTCGTGGAGCGGCAGCGGCGTGACGCCGGAGCGCATCATGCCCGCCGAGGATGTGGCGCGCGCGTTCCTCGATGTTTACCGGCTCGGTCGCACGACGGTGGTCGAGGAAATCGTGCTGCGTCCACAGCTGGGCGACCTCTGA
- a CDS encoding GTP cyclohydrolase I FolE2: MSKSKPMYLHRSAAGTAPRTARSYDAKFRATPAYRASLPDMMEAAHDAIQGANVPIQQVGIHNFKLPLKYRTKSGETLTLETSVTGTVSLEAELKGINMSRIMRTFYEHKDEVTTGEWMGKVLKNYLRNIDSKDARLKISFSYPMVRESLRSGLEGYQFYNVAFEGVMTRDGRYRRFIHFDFVYSSACPCSAELSEHARDQRGAYTVPHSQRSKARVTVEEAPGKKIWIEDIHALCLRALQTETQVMVKREDEQAFAELNGAYLKFVEDAARLLYKEFDAEKRIIDFRIACSHLESLHSHDAVSVICKGVKGGFTADFMDFGALLC; the protein is encoded by the coding sequence ATGAGCAAATCCAAGCCGATGTATCTGCATCGCTCCGCTGCCGGCACCGCGCCGCGCACCGCCCGGAGCTACGATGCGAAGTTCCGCGCCACGCCGGCCTACCGCGCCTCGCTGCCCGACATGATGGAGGCCGCGCACGACGCCATCCAAGGCGCGAACGTGCCGATCCAGCAGGTCGGCATCCATAATTTCAAACTCCCGCTGAAATACCGCACGAAGTCCGGCGAGACCCTCACGCTCGAGACGAGCGTCACCGGCACCGTGTCGCTCGAGGCCGAGCTGAAGGGCATCAACATGAGCCGCATCATGCGGACCTTCTACGAGCACAAGGACGAGGTCACGACCGGCGAGTGGATGGGCAAGGTCCTGAAAAACTACCTGCGCAACATCGACAGCAAGGACGCGCGGCTGAAAATCTCGTTCTCCTACCCGATGGTGCGCGAGAGCCTGCGCAGCGGCCTCGAGGGTTATCAGTTCTACAACGTCGCGTTCGAGGGCGTGATGACCCGCGACGGACGCTATCGGCGCTTCATCCACTTCGACTTCGTCTACTCGTCCGCCTGCCCGTGCTCCGCGGAACTCAGCGAGCATGCGCGCGACCAGCGCGGCGCCTACACCGTGCCGCACTCGCAGCGCAGCAAGGCGCGCGTCACCGTCGAGGAGGCGCCCGGGAAGAAAATCTGGATCGAGGACATCCACGCGCTCTGCCTCCGCGCGCTCCAGACCGAGACGCAGGTGATGGTGAAGCGCGAGGACGAGCAGGCGTTCGCCGAGCTCAACGGCGCCTACCTCAAATTCGTCGAGGACGCCGCGCGCCTGCTCTACAAGGAGTTCGACGCCGAGAAGCGCATCATCGATTTCCGCATCGCGTGCTCGCACCTCGAGTCGCTGCACTCGCACGACGCCGTGAGCGTGATCTGCAAGGGCGTGAAGGGCGGCTTCACCGCCGACTTCATGGACTTCGGCGCGCTGCTCTGTTGA
- a CDS encoding 6-carboxytetrahydropterin synthase, with protein MPAKRTARSRRPATARAAQPASVRVLDGVVTITRQVHFNSAHRLYNPTKSLAWNQQQYGLCTNPHWHGHNYVLEVSLRGRPDPVTGYLMDLAELKRILQRAIVDKCDHRNLNDEVDFLRGIIPSTENLVIAFWNEIAPHINLPHARLHCVRLYETPRNFAEYFGPDAS; from the coding sequence ATGCCCGCGAAACGCACCGCCCGTTCCCGACGTCCCGCCACCGCCCGCGCGGCCCAGCCGGCGTCCGTGCGCGTGCTCGATGGCGTCGTGACCATTACGCGCCAGGTGCACTTCAACTCCGCGCACCGGCTCTACAACCCGACGAAGAGCCTCGCTTGGAACCAGCAGCAATACGGCCTCTGCACGAACCCGCACTGGCACGGCCACAACTACGTGCTCGAGGTTTCGCTGCGCGGCCGCCCCGATCCGGTGACCGGCTACCTCATGGACCTCGCCGAGCTGAAGCGCATCCTCCAGCGCGCGATCGTCGACAAGTGCGACCACCGCAACCTGAACGACGAGGTCGATTTCCTTCGCGGCATCATTCCCTCGACCGAGAACCTCGTGATCGCGTTCTGGAACGAGATCGCCCCGCACATCAATCTCCCGCACGCGCGCCTGCATTGCGTGCGCCTCTACGAAACCCCACGCAACTTCGCCGAGTATTTCGGCCCCGACGCCAGCTAA
- a CDS encoding NTP transferase domain-containing protein, with protein MKIRKALITAANPKQRALPLQTLVDRDGETKSALQIVLAEAASAGIEEFAVVVCPGDEAAYAAACGPLRDRVRFVPQNEPRGYGHALLCGREFCGTDAFLHLVGDHLHVASGAVSCARQLIDAAAQENAPVSAVQPTRESLLTSYGAIGGHLVGNGERSLYQIETVLEKPTPTLAEQQLIVPGLRAGFYLCFFGLHALDGEIFTLLEERRAAAPDAALGLSPALHALAAKRRYLALALAGRRYDIGAPYGLLTAQLALSLAGRDRDLVLTQVIELLAIRAN; from the coding sequence ATGAAAATCCGCAAAGCCCTCATCACCGCCGCGAACCCCAAGCAGCGCGCCCTGCCCTTGCAAACGCTCGTCGACCGCGACGGCGAAACGAAATCCGCCCTCCAGATCGTGCTCGCTGAAGCGGCCAGCGCCGGGATCGAGGAATTCGCCGTCGTCGTGTGCCCCGGCGACGAGGCCGCCTATGCCGCCGCTTGCGGGCCGCTGCGCGACCGCGTGCGCTTCGTCCCGCAAAATGAACCACGCGGCTACGGGCACGCCCTGCTTTGCGGTCGCGAATTCTGCGGCACCGATGCCTTCCTTCACCTCGTCGGCGACCACTTGCATGTCGCCTCGGGTGCCGTGAGCTGCGCCCGCCAGCTGATCGATGCCGCCGCACAGGAAAACGCGCCGGTGTCCGCCGTGCAGCCCACGCGCGAGAGTCTCCTCACTTCCTACGGCGCCATCGGCGGCCACCTCGTTGGCAACGGCGAGCGCTCGCTCTACCAAATCGAGACCGTCCTCGAAAAACCGACGCCCACCCTCGCCGAGCAACAGCTTATCGTCCCCGGCCTGCGCGCCGGGTTCTACCTCTGTTTCTTCGGCCTGCATGCGCTCGACGGCGAAATCTTCACCTTGCTCGAAGAGCGGCGCGCCGCCGCGCCGGACGCCGCGCTCGGCCTGTCGCCCGCCCTCCACGCGCTCGCCGCGAAACGCCGCTACCTCGCGCTCGCCCTCGCCGGCCGCCGCTACGACATCGGCGCGCCCTACGGCCTGCTCACGGCGCAACTCGCGCTCTCGCTCGCCGGCCGCGACCGCGACCTCGTGCTCACGCAGGTGATCGAACTGCTCGCTATCCGCGCCAACTAA
- a CDS encoding UTP--glucose-1-phosphate uridylyltransferase, with translation MTPRITDIIAGAEPALRDLALERWCAGRSVAELLAACAELEAFRRRETNLYHRVRALFFLAAIHRYELPARAGYARTGRVPQKGFAQLLDRRFEEAISHFQAAFAEQGANETLSSALAAAYHQLAFQTLADQVRRTVRSTRGNAWMFRLGHPLDQPLRVHPELLRREHAAAPFPVLRECTPVRMDLTHCGWSDIFFLGMDFPEGARVLNISIDLGVHGRDAAPRPPVEAYFRVIDEPVIRLASVDLEASARLEKLDDVFDFGRDYLGLLKAAIIAAGLVPPGIESSGTQLADLLARIFGPGRGFELVSNVNRIPKGSRLAVSTNLLGALIGVCMRATSQIASLSGPMTEPERRMVAARAILGEWLGGSGGGWQDSGGLWPGIKLIEGAVARPGDAEHGTSRGCLLPRHTLLGPDRVPAEARKKLQDSLVLVHGGMAQNVGPILEMVTEKYLLRSDAAWRARGQAVATLDEILALLARGDIRALGRALTDNFFGPLHTIIPWVTTSYTEQLIEKVRAAFGDDFWGFWMLGGMSGGGMGFIFAPEKKRAGQEFLQRTMLETKRELAAALPFAMDPVVYDFAINEHGSVASLLAGPAALLPVGYYQAAMPAVLRREVRDLSARERSDVQQFTAAARTLPEYSSALPTLLDRLLPSAADKDDAAQQLHAQLTANGFDPVQHEQIRADLRNGRIGLAMNRLPTTTRIDDVPARELFDATRVDAAHRAAGEAALRRGEVAVVTYAAGVGSRWTQGAGVVKGLHPFAKFSGRHRSFIEVHLAKTRHLARAHGATIPHVFTTSHLTHAPIESRLRQLVGDALGRDVWLSPGRSIGLRLVPTVRDLHFAWEETAQQRLDEQKQKMRDSVRAALTNWARATGEGADYTDNLPAQCLHPVGHWFEIPNLLKNGVLARLLAAHPQLRTLVVHNIDTLGATPDPAMVDWFQSAGTTLGWEVITRRIDDHGGGLARVDDRVRLVEGLALPREEDEFALTYYNTNTCWIDLDRLLALFSLTRADLADAEKCAAAVRTLGARLPTYVTLKDVKKRWGHGQEDVYPVAQFEKLWGDMTALSECSNTFALVSRLRGQQLKDQAQLDGWARDGSAAAIGELCDFS, from the coding sequence ATGACGCCGCGGATCACCGACATCATCGCCGGCGCGGAGCCCGCGCTGCGCGACCTCGCCCTCGAACGCTGGTGCGCCGGCCGCTCCGTCGCCGAGCTTCTCGCCGCCTGCGCCGAGCTCGAGGCCTTCCGCCGTCGCGAGACGAACCTCTACCACCGCGTGCGCGCGTTGTTTTTCCTCGCCGCGATCCACCGCTACGAGCTGCCCGCCCGCGCCGGCTACGCCCGCACGGGACGCGTGCCGCAAAAGGGTTTTGCCCAGCTGCTCGACCGACGCTTCGAGGAGGCAATCTCGCACTTCCAGGCCGCCTTCGCCGAGCAGGGCGCGAACGAGACGCTCTCCTCCGCGCTCGCCGCCGCGTATCACCAGCTCGCGTTTCAAACCCTCGCCGACCAAGTGCGCCGCACCGTGCGCTCCACGCGCGGCAACGCCTGGATGTTCCGCCTCGGCCATCCGCTCGACCAGCCGCTGCGGGTCCATCCGGAGCTGCTGCGACGCGAGCACGCCGCCGCGCCCTTCCCCGTCCTGCGCGAATGCACGCCCGTGCGCATGGACCTCACGCACTGCGGCTGGAGCGACATCTTTTTCCTCGGGATGGATTTTCCGGAAGGCGCGCGCGTGCTCAACATCTCCATCGATCTCGGCGTCCACGGCCGCGACGCGGCGCCGCGTCCGCCGGTCGAAGCCTACTTCCGCGTCATCGACGAACCCGTCATCCGCCTCGCGAGCGTCGACCTTGAGGCGAGCGCGCGACTCGAGAAACTCGACGACGTCTTCGATTTCGGCCGCGACTATCTCGGCTTGCTCAAGGCCGCGATCATCGCCGCCGGCCTCGTTCCTCCGGGCATCGAAAGCTCGGGCACGCAGCTCGCCGACCTGCTCGCGCGCATCTTCGGCCCCGGCCGCGGCTTCGAGCTGGTCAGCAACGTCAACCGCATCCCCAAGGGCTCGCGCCTCGCCGTCTCCACCAATCTCCTCGGCGCGCTCATCGGCGTGTGCATGCGCGCCACCAGCCAGATCGCGTCGCTCTCCGGCCCCATGACCGAGCCCGAGCGCCGCATGGTCGCCGCCCGCGCCATCCTCGGCGAATGGCTCGGCGGCTCCGGCGGCGGTTGGCAGGACTCCGGCGGCCTTTGGCCCGGCATCAAGCTGATCGAAGGCGCCGTCGCGCGCCCGGGTGACGCCGAACACGGCACCAGCCGCGGCTGCCTTCTCCCGCGCCACACGCTGCTCGGCCCCGACCGCGTGCCGGCCGAGGCGCGAAAAAAACTCCAGGACTCGCTCGTGCTGGTCCACGGCGGCATGGCGCAAAACGTCGGCCCGATCCTCGAAATGGTGACCGAGAAATACCTGCTGCGCAGCGACGCCGCTTGGCGCGCCCGCGGGCAAGCCGTCGCCACGCTCGACGAGATCCTCGCGCTCCTCGCTCGCGGAGACATCCGCGCGCTCGGTCGCGCGTTGACCGACAATTTCTTCGGCCCGCTCCACACGATCATCCCGTGGGTGACGACCTCCTACACCGAGCAGCTCATCGAAAAAGTCCGCGCCGCGTTCGGCGACGACTTCTGGGGTTTCTGGATGCTCGGCGGCATGTCCGGCGGCGGCATGGGCTTCATCTTCGCGCCGGAGAAGAAACGCGCCGGCCAGGAATTTCTCCAGCGCACGATGCTCGAGACGAAGCGCGAGCTCGCCGCCGCGCTGCCGTTCGCGATGGACCCGGTGGTCTACGACTTCGCCATCAACGAGCACGGCTCCGTCGCCTCGCTGCTCGCCGGTCCCGCCGCGCTGCTGCCCGTCGGCTACTATCAGGCCGCGATGCCCGCCGTCCTGCGCCGCGAGGTTCGCGACCTCTCCGCGCGCGAACGCAGCGACGTCCAGCAATTCACCGCCGCCGCACGCACGCTGCCCGAATATTCCTCCGCGCTGCCCACATTGCTCGACCGCCTGCTGCCGTCGGCGGCGGACAAGGACGACGCAGCGCAGCAACTCCACGCACAACTCACCGCGAACGGCTTCGATCCCGTCCAGCACGAGCAAATCCGCGCCGACCTCCGCAACGGCCGCATCGGTCTCGCGATGAACCGTCTGCCGACCACGACGCGCATCGACGACGTGCCCGCCCGCGAACTCTTCGACGCCACGCGCGTCGACGCCGCGCATCGCGCCGCCGGCGAGGCCGCGCTCCGTCGCGGCGAGGTCGCCGTCGTCACCTACGCCGCCGGCGTCGGCAGCCGCTGGACGCAGGGCGCCGGCGTGGTGAAGGGCCTGCACCCGTTCGCGAAATTCTCCGGCCGCCACCGCAGTTTCATCGAGGTCCATCTCGCCAAGACGCGCCACCTCGCCCGCGCGCACGGCGCGACGATTCCCCACGTGTTCACCACGAGCCATCTGACCCACGCGCCGATCGAGTCCCGCTTGCGCCAGCTCGTGGGCGACGCACTCGGCCGCGACGTCTGGCTCTCGCCGGGCCGCTCGATCGGCCTGCGCCTCGTGCCGACCGTGCGCGACCTCCACTTCGCGTGGGAGGAGACCGCGCAGCAGCGTCTCGACGAACAGAAGCAGAAAATGCGCGACAGCGTGCGCGCCGCGCTGACGAACTGGGCGCGCGCGACCGGCGAAGGCGCCGACTACACGGACAACCTGCCCGCGCAGTGCCTGCATCCCGTCGGCCACTGGTTCGAGATTCCCAATCTCCTCAAGAACGGCGTGCTCGCCCGCCTGCTCGCCGCGCATCCGCAGCTCCGCACGCTCGTCGTGCACAACATCGACACGCTCGGCGCCACGCCCGATCCCGCGATGGTCGACTGGTTCCAATCCGCCGGCACCACGCTCGGCTGGGAAGTCATCACGCGCCGGATCGACGATCACGGCGGCGGCCTCGCACGGGTCGACGACCGCGTGCGCCTCGTCGAAGGCCTCGCCCTGCCGCGCGAGGAGGACGAGTTCGCGCTGACCTACTACAACACGAACACCTGCTGGATCGACCTCGACCGCCTGCTCGCGCTCTTCTCCCTTACTCGCGCCGATCTCGCCGATGCGGAAAAATGCGCCGCCGCCGTCCGCACGCTCGGCGCTCGCCTGCCGACTTACGTCACGCTCAAGGACGTGAAGAAGCGCTGGGGTCACGGCCAGGAGGACGTCTATCCCGTCGCGCAGTTCGAAAAACTCTGGGGCGACATGACCGCCCTGTCCGAGTGCTCCAACACCTTCGCCCTCGTCTCGCGCCTCCGCGGGCAGCAACTGAAGGACCAGGCGCAACTCGACGGCTGGGCCCGCGACGGCTCCGCCGCCGCGATCGGCGAGCTCTGCGACTTCTCCTGA
- a CDS encoding MBL fold metallo-hydrolase produces MPVRFRILGSGSNGNAALLTTDDTRVLVDAGFSARRLGEMLAAAGESLERIDAIFLTHEHGDHASGLGGLAKHPNIRVFANHGTAQAVQRTLKHRANWQVFETGATFRFRDLEVSAFSVPHDAQDPVGFFISHGQEGDLFAPRRTLAWLTDLGHAPQHVRERVRDADVLVIEANYCPRLLEADTKRPWSVKQRINGRHGHLSNEAARELLQSVANPRWRHVFFAHLSRDCNSPAAVEAACGPALAALRCNFSVVAPGGASEPLEF; encoded by the coding sequence ATGCCCGTGCGCTTTCGCATTCTCGGCAGCGGCAGCAACGGCAACGCCGCTCTCCTCACCACCGACGACACGCGGGTGCTCGTCGACGCCGGCTTCTCCGCGCGCCGGCTCGGCGAGATGCTGGCCGCCGCCGGCGAGTCGCTCGAGCGCATCGACGCCATTTTCCTGACGCACGAGCACGGCGACCATGCCTCCGGACTGGGCGGCCTCGCGAAGCACCCAAACATCCGCGTCTTCGCGAACCACGGCACGGCGCAGGCCGTGCAGCGCACGCTCAAGCACCGCGCCAACTGGCAGGTCTTCGAGACCGGCGCGACGTTCCGCTTCCGCGACCTTGAGGTCAGCGCGTTCTCGGTGCCGCACGACGCGCAGGATCCGGTCGGGTTCTTCATCTCGCACGGCCAGGAGGGCGACCTCTTCGCTCCGCGCCGCACGCTCGCTTGGCTCACCGACCTCGGCCACGCGCCGCAACACGTGCGCGAGCGCGTGCGCGACGCCGACGTGCTCGTGATTGAGGCGAACTACTGCCCGCGCCTGCTCGAGGCCGACACGAAGCGCCCGTGGTCGGTGAAACAGCGCATCAACGGCCGGCACGGCCACCTCTCCAACGAAGCCGCGCGGGAGCTGCTGCAATCGGTGGCGAACCCGCGCTGGCGCCACGTGTTTTTCGCGCACCTCAGCCGCGACTGCAATTCGCCGGCCGCCGTCGAAGCCGCGTGCGGTCCCGCGCTCGCGGCGCTGCGGTGCAACTTCTCGGTCGTCGCCCCGGGCGGCGCGAGCGAGCCGTTGGAGTTTTAG
- a CDS encoding MFS transporter, producing the protein MSLSIVALCLLCVVGIYFYNNPLKHGPWFLSRRFINWFPLGMTYAFLYMGRYNLTVAKNSFGARMTNEDFGLIFAAGTITYGLSFLVNGPLVDKIGGKAGILIAAAGSAIANIAMGVLTWMAVTDRAQFNLVVVFSIVYALNMYFQSYGAVSIIKVKANWFHVRERGVFGAIFGTLISFGVYFAFDWGRALIEMTRKSPTWNVGWLQDTLRALFMPDGVHVDATWTVFFVPAALLIIWMALDAWLIKELPEDAGFPHLDTHDASSGHMHEEYTTMDLLKKVFGSPIMLLVAGVELTSGVLRNGIMQWYTVFAHDVPQKGAEGILNNWGLLLCIFGIVGGFAGGLISDKYFQSRRGPPAALFSCFMLMMAAVMAMFIFSMPWLVGVAALLIVAAVTGVHSLMSGTAAADFGGRKATATCSGIVDGCVYLGSGIQSICVGYLSANSWRWWPIFLMPFALVGAFIAWRMWHELPAATRKYIEENESKAQKPAKA; encoded by the coding sequence ATGTCGCTCAGCATCGTCGCCCTCTGCCTACTCTGTGTCGTCGGCATCTACTTCTACAACAACCCGCTCAAGCACGGCCCGTGGTTCCTGAGCCGGCGGTTCATCAACTGGTTCCCGCTTGGGATGACGTATGCGTTCCTCTACATGGGGCGCTACAACCTCACGGTGGCGAAGAATTCCTTCGGCGCGCGGATGACGAACGAGGACTTCGGCCTCATCTTCGCGGCGGGCACGATCACCTACGGTCTTTCGTTCCTCGTGAACGGCCCGCTCGTCGACAAGATCGGTGGCAAGGCCGGCATCCTCATCGCCGCCGCCGGCTCGGCGATCGCGAACATCGCGATGGGCGTCCTCACGTGGATGGCGGTGACGGACCGCGCGCAGTTCAACTTGGTCGTGGTGTTCTCGATCGTCTACGCGCTCAACATGTATTTCCAGAGCTACGGCGCCGTCTCGATCATCAAGGTGAAGGCGAACTGGTTCCACGTCCGCGAGCGCGGCGTGTTCGGCGCGATCTTCGGCACGCTCATTTCGTTCGGCGTGTATTTCGCCTTCGATTGGGGCCGCGCGCTCATCGAGATGACGAGGAAGAGCCCGACGTGGAACGTCGGCTGGCTGCAAGATACGCTCCGCGCGCTCTTCATGCCTGACGGCGTCCATGTCGATGCGACTTGGACCGTGTTCTTCGTGCCGGCGGCGCTGCTCATCATCTGGATGGCACTCGATGCCTGGCTGATCAAGGAACTGCCCGAGGACGCCGGTTTCCCGCACCTCGACACCCACGACGCGTCCTCCGGTCACATGCACGAGGAATACACCACGATGGATCTGCTGAAAAAAGTCTTCGGCAGTCCGATCATGCTCCTCGTCGCCGGCGTCGAACTGACCTCCGGCGTGCTCCGCAACGGCATCATGCAGTGGTATACGGTCTTCGCGCACGACGTGCCGCAAAAGGGGGCCGAGGGCATCCTCAACAACTGGGGCCTGCTACTCTGCATCTTCGGCATCGTGGGTGGTTTCGCGGGAGGCCTCATCTCCGACAAGTATTTCCAATCCCGCCGCGGACCGCCGGCGGCATTGTTTTCGTGCTTCATGCTCATGATGGCGGCGGTCATGGCCATGTTCATCTTCTCGATGCCGTGGCTCGTCGGCGTTGCTGCACTGCTCATCGTCGCGGCCGTCACCGGCGTGCACTCGCTGATGTCGGGCACGGCGGCGGCGGATTTCGGCGGCCGCAAGGCGACGGCGACCTGCTCGGGCATCGTCGACGGCTGCGTCTATCTTGGCAGCGGCATCCAATCGATCTGCGTCGGCTACCTCTCCGCCAACAGCTGGCGCTGGTGGCCGATCTTCCTCATGCCCTTCGCGCTCGTCGGCGCGTTCATCGCCTGGCGCATGTGGCACGAGCTGCCGGCGGCCACCCGGAAATACATCGAGGAAAACGAGAGCAAGGCGCAGAAGCCGGCCAAGGCCTGA